Proteins from a genomic interval of Polyodon spathula isolate WHYD16114869_AA unplaced genomic scaffold, ASM1765450v1 scaffolds_3538, whole genome shotgun sequence:
- the LOC121312095 gene encoding interferon-induced protein with tetratricopeptide repeats 1-like, whose product MAELGFPGLSENTLHDKLLQLECHFTWDLKKEEIKINDLEITIPENIQFSVEKYKGKLYNYLAYVKHLKGFNEEALKYLEQAEEITKKDHEDEFEKLVIVTYGNFAWVHYHMGELTKAQSYLEKLEDICKTFPTASRYSVLLPIVYAEKGWSFLKVCDEKHYKIAKECFERALEEEPDEKEWNADYAIVLYRLETFGPSVCAEDSVALKQLKHALELDPENPVLMVHLGIKLQLYEQNEEALKLVNQALKLSPQSPSVAVHAARFFRNHGCPDKSLEVLKEALQAAPDSHPLHYQLGLTYRSKIGKFQGQRNQDPTEFEQFVKLSIVHLEKAVRMKPSKIQPQLDLAQMYAESNNMPQAENIYQRLFDTPFTWLDDIQRLHLCFGNFQYYYKKSEPDAIKHYKIGLQMQNTSIASNKCYARLQKIARKRIAMNQHAEGFAILASAHELRNELPQAIDYYEKALKHDPDNERYMGAIFDLCDSLQYKGTV is encoded by the exons ATGGCGGAATTGGGATTCCCGGGACT CTCAGAAAATACCCTGCATGACAAATTGCTTCAACTAGAGTGTCACTTCACATGGgatttgaaaaaagaagaaattaagaTTAACGATTTGGAAATCACAATTCCTGAAAATATACAATTCTCCGTGGAAAAATATAAGGGAAAACTCTACAATTACCTTGCTTATGTGAAGCACCTGAAAGGTTTTAATGAAGAAGCCCTGAAATATCTAGAACAAGCTGAAGAGATAACAAAGAAGGACCATGAAGATGAATTTGAGAAGCTGGTCATTGTTACTTATGGAAACTTTGCTTGGGTGCACTATCACATGGGTGAGCTCACCAAAGCCCAGAGCTACCTGGAGAAGCTGGAAGACATTTGCAAGACGTTCCCCACAGCCTCCCGCTACAGTGTCCTTCTTCCTATTGTGTACGCGGAGAAGGGATGGTCCTTTTTGAAGGTCTGTGATGAGAAACATTATAAGATAGCAAAAGAATGTTTTGAAAGGGCTCTTGAAGAAGAGCCAGATGAGAAGGAGTGGAATGCTGATTATGCCATTGTGCTGTACCGCCTTGAAACGTTTGGACCTTCAGTTTGTGCTGAAGACTCAGTTGcactaaaacagttaaaacatgcTCTAGAGCTAGATCCAGAAAACCCAGTTCTCATGGTACACCTGGGaataaaactgcagctttatGAACAAAATGAGGAAGCCCTGAAATTAGTGAATCAAGCTCTGAAGCTGTCACCACAAAGCCCCAGTGTTGCTGTACATGCAGCACGGTTTTTCAGAAACCATGGCTGTCCAGACAAATCCTTGGAGGTATTAAAAGAGGCGTTGCAAGCAGCACCAGATTCACATCCTCTGCACTATCAATTAGGACTTACCTACAGATCCAAAATTGGCAAATTCCAGGGCCAGAGGAATCAGGATCCCACAGAGTTTGAGCAATTTGTTAAATTAAGTATTGTACACTTAGAAAAGGCTGTTAGGATGAAGCCATCAAAAATTCAACCTCAGTTAGATCTGGCACAAATGTATGCAGAATCTAACAACATGCCACAAGCAGAAAATATATATCAGAGGTTATTTGACACGCCATTTACATGGCTTGATGATATACAGAGATTACATCTTTGTTTTGGGAACTTCcagtattattacaaaaaatcAGAGCCTGATGCtattaaacattataaaattggattacaaatgcaaaatacatcTATAGCAAGCAACAAGTGTTATGCTCGGCTACAAAAAATCGCCAGAAAACGTATTGCAATGAATCAACATGCAGAAGGTTTTGCCATTTTGGCTTCAGCTCATGAACTCAGAAACGAGCTACCACAAGCAATCGACTACTATGAGAAGGCATTGAAGCATGACCCAGACAATGAAAGATACATGGGTGCTATTTTTGACCTGTGTGACTCATTGCAGTACAAAGGCACTGTATAA
- the LOC121312096 gene encoding interferon-induced protein with tetratricopeptide repeats 1-like — protein MIGEEFTEQHLKGFNEEALKYLEQAEEITKKDHEDEFEKLVIVTYGKFAWVHYHMGELTKAQSYLEKLEDICKTFPTASRYSVLLPIVYAEKGWSFLKVCDEKHYKIAKECFERALEEEPDEKEWNADYAIVLYRLEQFGPSVCAEDSIALKQLKHALELDPENPVLMVHLGIKLQLYEQNEEALKLVNQALKLSPQSPSVAVHAARFFRNHGCPDKSLEVLKEALQAAPDSHPLHYQLGLTYRSKIGKFQGQWNQDPTEFEQFVKLSIVHLEKAVRMKPSKINPQLDLAQMYAESNNMPQAEHIYQRLFDTPFTWLDDIQRLHLYFGNFQYYYKKSEPDAIKHYKIGLQMQNTSIASNKCYARLQKIARKRIAMNQHAEGFAILASAHELRNELPQAIDYYEKALKHDPDNERYMGAIFDLCDSLQYKGTV, from the coding sequence CACCTGAAAGGTTTTAATGAAGAAGCCCTGAAATATCTAGAACAAGCTGAAGAGATAACAAAGAAGGACCATGAAGATGAATTTGAGAAGCTGGTCATTGTTACTTATGGAAAGTTCGCTTGGGTGCACTATCACATGGGTGAGCTCACCAAAGCCCAGAGCTACCTGGAGAAGCTGGAAGACATTTGCAAGACGTTCCCTACAGCCTCCCGCTACAGTGTCCTTCTTCCTATTGTGTACGCGGAGAAGGGATGGTCCTTTTTGAAGGTCTGTGATGAGAAACATTATAAGATAGCAAAAGAATGTTTTGAAAGGGCTCTTGAAGAAGAGCCAGATGAGAAGGAGTGGAATGCTGATTATGCCATTGTGCTGTACCGCCTTGAACAGTTTGGACCTTCAGTTTGTGCTGAAGACTCAATTGcactaaaacagttaaaacatgcTCTAGAGCTAGATCCAGAAAACCCAGTTCTCATGGTACACCTGGGaataaaactgcagctttatGAACAAAATGAAGAAGCCCTGAAATTAGTGAATCAAGCTCTGAAGCTGTCACCACAAAGCCCCAGTGTTGCTGTACATGCAGCACGGTTTTTCAGAAACCATGGCTGTCCAGACAAATCCTTGGAGGTATTAAAAGAGGCGTTGCAAGCAGCACCAGATTCACATCCTCTGCACTATCAATTAGGACTTACCTACAGATCCAAAATTGGCAAATTCCAGGGCCAGTGGAATCAGGATCCCACAGAGTTTGAGCAATTTGTTAAATTAAGTATTGTACACTTAGAAAAGGCTGTTAGGATGAAGCCATCAAAAATTAATCCTCAGTTAGATCTGGCACAAATGTATGCAGAATCTAACAACATGCCACAAGCAGAACATATATATCAGAGGTTATTTGACACGCCATTTACATGGCTTGATGATATACAGAGATTACATCTTTATTTTGGGAACTTCcagtattattacaaaaaatcAGAGCCTGATGCtattaaacattataaaattggattacaaatgcaaaatacatcTATAGCAAGCAACAAGTGTTATGCTCGGCTACAAAAAATCGCCAGAAAACGTATTGCAATGAATCAACATGCAGAAGGTTTTGCCATTTTGGCTTCAGCTCATGAACTCAGAAACGAGCTACCACAAGCAATCGACTACTATGAGAAGGCATTGAAGCATGACCCAGACAATGAAAGATACATGGGTGCTATTTTTGACCTGTGTGACTCATTGCAGTACAAAGGCACTGTATAA